A window from Malassezia japonica chromosome 1, complete sequence encodes these proteins:
- the RSM22 gene encoding 37S ribosomal protein S22 (EggNog:ENOG503NY5I; COG:J) yields the protein MRLLSSRVRGLASVPPLRHAPRAAHLYGAAQVSGSLGHSVVPESLVRRADEPVESSAMQRLSPAARLGTSKVNGNSVVYLPDALADAVESHVLRGSKLQLRRDATHLLDLKKTPQPGTFGLAPSASDHFADSLHGTRAASLYLATKFPARYAVLVRVLDEVRRRMLPDAGGDVWIPEKIMDYNCQAADVLWAARAAFGAPMRDYSAEAWSTELLSTASQLVRELRRDPASHLGALSASFRLRGDKPSVVGRAPRDVAPTSTLGVLAYGLTPLPNDAARERQVLRLWKSGAEAIVLVEEATPRGFAAIASARAQLLALGKDGQESHVVAPCPHDGACPMLHAHAVLPPSRSVPNVCSYSQMYHAPSPTRATLHDGRSDRVEEYCYVVVRRGPRPSLAASAAAWSEAVPFSRPTLDASLAALAAESKSGILDELRSEKRQLVEVGTEAEVGHEHEACAAALREHGVDAQRVMQLDAFSWPRLIRTPLKKGGHVTLDACCPSGALERFTIAKSAGRQAYQDARKARDGELFAHADKSSRPTVVREAVDVEYADAPKSHEAYMALGPDAQLSARTAGMPKVPKRVARRAPKRRILDADRAGRLSRKPDRAALDDEFREADW from the coding sequence ATGCGTCTGCTGTCTTCGCGCGTGCGGGGCCTGGCGTcggtgccgccgctgcggcatgcgccgcgtgccgcgcacctgTACGGTGCTGCACAAGTGAGTGGATCGTTAGGGCACAGCGTGGTGCCCGAAAGcctggtgcgccgcgccgacgagccggtCGAGTCGTCGGCGATGCAGCGACTCtcgcctgctgcacgccTCGGTACGAGCAAGGTGAACGGCAATTCGGTCGTCTACCTCCCTGACGCGCTTGCAGACGCGGTCGAGAGTCATGTGCTGCGTGGCAGCAagctgcagctgcgtcgcgacgccACCCACCTGCTGGACCTGAAGAAAACGCCACAGCCCGGCACGTTTGGCCTGGCGCCGAGTGCGAGTGATCATTTTGCCGACTcgctgcacggcacgcgcgccgcatcgctgTACCTCGCGACCAAGTTTCCTGCGCGCTacgccgtgctcgtgcgcgtcctcgacgaggtgcgccgccgcatgcTGCCGGatgccggcggcgacgtgtgGATCCCCGAAAAGATCATGGACTACAACTgccaggcggccgacgtgctGTGGGCTGCCCGCGCAGCCTTTggcgcgccgatgcgcgactATAGTGCCGAGGCATGGTCGACCGAGCTCCtgtcgaccgcctcgcagctcgtgcgcgagctgcggcgcgatccTGCGtcgcacctcggcgcgctcagTGCGTCGTTCCGCCTGCGGGGCGACAAGCCGAGCGTCGtaggacgtgcgccgcgcgacgttgcgccgacgtcgacccTGGGCGTGCTCGCGTACGGCCtcacgccgctgccgaaCGATGCGGCACGCGAGCGCCAAGTCCTGCGCCTCTGGAAGAGCGGCGCGGAGGCGATTGTGCTGGTCGAggaggcgacgccgcgtgggtttgcggcgatcgcgtccgcacgcgcgcagctgctAGCCCTCGGCAAGGACGGCCAAGAGAGCCACGTCGTTGCGCCGTGCCCGCACGACGGGGCGTGTCCTATGCTgcatgcgcacgccgtcctgccgccgtcgcgcagcgtgccaaACGTGTGCAGCTACTCGCAAATGTACCATGCGCCGTCGCCaacgcgcgcgacgctccacgacgggcgcagcgaccgCGTGGAAGAGTACTGCTAtgtcgtcgtgcgccgcggccctcggccgtcgctcgcggcgtctgcggcggcgtggagcgaggcggtgccGTTTTCGCGCCccacgctcgacgcgtcgctcgcggcgctcgcagcAGAGTCCAAGAGCGgcatcctcgacgagctgcgcagcgaaaagcggcagctcgtcgaggtcggcacagaggccgaggtcggccacgagcacgaggcgtgtgcggctgcgctgcgtgagcacggcgtcgacgcgcagcgcgtgaTGCAGCTCGACGCATTTTCGTGGCCCCGCCTGatccgcacgccgctcaaAAAAGGGGGGCATGTCACGCTCGATGCGTGCTGTCCGTCGGGGGCGCTGGAGCGCTTTACGATCGCCAAGTCAGCCGGCCGCCAGGCGTACCAAGACGCACGCAaagcgcgcgacggcgagctctTTGCACACGCCGACAAGAGCAGCCGCCCGACGgtggtgcgcgaggcggtcgacgtcgagtACGCCGACGCACCGAAAAGCCACGAGGCGTACATGGCCCTGGGGCCCGACGCCCAGCTCAGTGCACGGACCGCCGGCATGCCCAAGGTCCCGaaacgcgtcgcgcggcgcgcacccaagcgccgcatcctcgacgcggaccgCGCAGGACGCCTGAGCCGCAAGcccgaccgcgccgccctcgacgacgagttccgcgaggcggactGGTAG
- a CDS encoding uncharacterized protein (TransMembrane:4 (i207-223o229-247i281-314o416-440i); COG:S; EggNog:ENOG503P1ZG): MKLRRLFAKAPAAHACHFCGQTSVLVPPYGDGDAQLARAQDRAARVSSGTPARWFCSACGSWNHRGADGEVLDVWERAMWDVGANESAFATPSKVHEEDHVFCRDCLTNQTIVTNLLANYLSGDEAADEGLLATLPEYKRSLEARYPIACEACAQKANARIASVDQRVQQQLLGSWVERHAAPRDVHDEAAAFQAAVRRWHWQQRHWALVQASGLGLGLYMAQHSTPDVVVAALCLGALMPTTYDPMWRRAEAIRRRNAHPVEHGLVVWKHTQQALWNIRFGLVLCVLTPVVPWIYVGSVAVLLQAMLVLHALARRRVTSPEPVRLVSREVTTPRKEAVGTDPLAAMSLGATRAAPPLDALLEPVPSAGEAMDIEDDTPPTLRFGPQRFPTAPSGLEDLFEERLALEPRTELREPAWHWTTSNLPLVAVLLLGVVLGLVLRND, translated from the exons ATGAAGCTCCGGCGCCTGttcgccaaggcgccggccgcgcacgcgtgcCACTTTTGCGGGCAGACCTCAGTGCTCGTGCCGCCGtacggcgacggcgacgcgcagcttgcgcgtGCCCAGgaccgcgcagcgcgcgtctcgagcggGACGCCTGCGCGCTGGTTCTGCTCTGCGTGCGGCAGCTGGAACCACCGCGGGGCggacggcgaggtgctcgacgtgtGGGAGCGTGCCATGTGGGATGTAGGCGCCAACGAAAGCGCGTTTGCGACGCCGTCCAAGGTCCACGAGGAGGACCATGTGTTCTGCCGCGACTGCCTGACGAACCAGACGATCGTCACGAACCTGCTCGCCAACTACCTCtccggcgacgaggcggcagACGAGGGGCTGCTCGCGACACTCCCAGAGTACAagcgctcgctcgaggcgcggtACCCGATTGCATGCGAGGCGTGTGCACAAAAAGCCAACGCACGCATCGCATccgtcgaccagcgcgtgcagcagcagctgctcggGTCGTgggtcgagcgccatgcggcgccgcgcgacgtgcacgacgAGGCTGCCGCCTTCCAGGCCGCGGTCCGGCGCTGGCATTGGCAGCAGCGGCACTGGGCGCTCGTCCAGGCgagcggcctcggcctcggtcTGTACATGGCGCAGCACAGCACGCCGGACGTGGTTGTCGCTGCGctgtgcctcggcgcaTTGATGCCGACAACGTACGACCCCAtgtggcgccgcgcggaaGCGATCCGCCGTCGCAACGCACACCCCGTCGAGCATGGCCTGGTGGTGTGGAAG CATACCCAGCAGGCGCTCTGGAACATCCGCTTCGGTCTCGTCCTCTGTGTCTTGACGCCGGTTGTTCCATGGATTTATGTAGGAAGCGTTGCTGTGCTGCTGCAGGCCATG CTCGTCCTgcatgcgcttgcgcgccgccgcgtcacgtcgcccgagcctgtgcgcctcgtgtcgcgcgaggtgacgacgccgcgcaaagaggccgtCGGCACGGACCCCCTTGCGGCcatgtcgctcggcgcgacgcgtgccgcgccgccgctcgatgcgctcctcgagcccgtgccgagcgcaggcgaGGCCATGGACATTGAAGACGATACCCCCCCCACGCTGCGCTTCGGACCGCAGCGCTTCCCTACTGCACCGAGCGGGCTCGAGGACCTGTTTGaagagcgccttgcgctcgaaccgcgcaccgagctccGCGAGCCTGCGTGGCACTGGACGACGTCCAATCTCCCCCTGGtcgccgtgctgctgctAGGCGTGGTGCTTGGTCTCGTACTTCGTAATGACTAG
- a CDS encoding uncharacterized protein (EggNog:ENOG503NUQ3; COG:A): MAEVGTRTVPSRQGDHAAAPLVPNETLYIQNLNERVKLPVMKQSLEALFSTYGRVLSVVAHANLRMRGQAFVSFKNKDIAAKAMQEVNGFPLYGKAMRITFAKSKSDSVVHHLAGAGTDEADAALEAHKSARLAQKPITRRRNILREREMQRKRKAAEAGIPVTAVEPKSSSLARVQANQLPDEYLPPNKILFLQQIPSGTTKEDLQRIFGAFPNLHEVRTVPGRSDIAFVEYNDIPSGAQARDATNGYALPSGERLKVSFARA, translated from the exons ATGGCCGAGGTGGGGACGCGTACCGTGCCGTCGCGGCAGGGCGaccacgcggcggcgccacTCGTGCCGAATGAAACTTTGTATATCCAAAACCTGAATGAGCGCGTAAAGCTTCCTG TGATGAAgcagtcgctcgaggcgctctttTCGACCTATGGCCGCGTCCTGTCGGTCGTTGCGCACGCCAACCTACGCATGCGTGGCCAGGCATTTGTGAGCTTCAAGAACAAAGACATTGCAGCCAAGGCGATGCAGGAGGTGAACGGATTCCCCCTCTACGGCAAGGCGATGCGGATTACGTTTGCCAAGAGCAAGTCGGACAGTGTGGTGCACCACCTAGCCGGTGCGGGTACCGACGAAGCAGATGCTGCGCTGGAGGCGCACAAGagtgcgcgcctcgcccaaAAGCCCATTACGCGGCGCCGGAATATCCTACGGGAGCGCGAgatgcagcgcaagcgcaaggccgccgaggccggcaTACCCGTGACGGCTGTCGAACCCAAGTCGTCTTCACTTGCGCGCGTCCAGGCTAACCAACTTCCTGACGAGTATCTCCCCCCCAACAAGATCCTCTTTTTGCAGCAGATCCCCAGCGGGACGACGAAGGAGGACTTGCAACGCATCTTTGGCGCCTTTCCCAATCTCCACGAAGTGCGCACCGTCCCCGGACGATCAGACATTGCTTTTGTGGAATACAACGACATCCCTTctggcgcgcaggcgcgcgatgcTACGAACGGCTACGCGCTCCccagcggcgagcgtctcAAGGTGTCGTTTGCACGTGCATAA
- the FUM1 gene encoding fumarate hydratase (EggNog:ENOG503NTY2; COG:C), whose translation MSVARTVFSAVPARAVRAAPLRAGALRTLTTSSAAFEAPRSATIASLKGQIRKERDTFGDLEVPADKYWGAQTQRSSMNFRIGGAAERMPQPLIEAFGVLKKAAAIVNKNYGLDPKIADAISAAADEVISGKLADHFPLVVFQTGSGTQSNMNVNEVISNRAIEMLGGELGSKKPVHPNDHVNRSQSSNDTFPTAMHIASVMEITKELLPSLRHLREALEAKREEFKDIIKIGRTHLQDATPLTLGQEFSGYVQQLDNSIERVEAVLPRLRMLAQGGTAVGTGLNTFKGFDVAVADEISTITGEKFITAPNKFEALATHDAMVEASGAMNTIAVSFMKIANDIRYLGSGPRCGLGELSLPENEPGSSIMPGKVNPTQCEALTMVAAQVMGNNVAVTVGGSYGQFELNVFKPVIAKNLLSSIRLLADGANSFTDHCVVGIEANKKRIDTLLNESLMLATALNARLGYDNVAKAAKKAHKEDLTLKEATVGLGLLTPEEFDEQVRPELMIGPNDPPK comes from the exons ATGTCTGTTGCCCGTACTGTTTTCTCCGCTGTgcctgcgcgtgccgtgcgtgccgcgccgctgcgcgccggtgccctgcgcacgctcaccACTTCGAGTGCGGCCTttgaggcgccgcgctcggctaCCATTGCGTCGCTCAAGGGCCAGAtccgcaaggagcgcgacaCCTTTGGCGATCTCGAGGTGCCCGCCGACAAGTACTGGGGTGCCCAGACCCAGCG ctctTCGATGAACTTCCGCATCGGCGGTGCCGCGGAGCGCATGCCCCAGCCGCTGATCGAGGCCTTTGGTGTGCTGAAGAAGGCGGCTGCGATCGTCAACAAGAACTACGGTCTTGACCCCAAGATTGCCGATGCGATCAGCGCTGCTGCTGACGAGGTCATCTCGGGCAAGCTCGCGGACCACTTCCCCCTGGTCGTCTTCCAGACTGGCTCGGGCACGCAGTCCAACATGAACGTGAACGAGGTCATCTCGAACCGTGCGATCGAGATGCTCGGTGGTGAGCTCGGCTCGAAGAAGCCCGTGCACCCCAACGACCACGTCAACCGCAGCCAGAGCAGCAACGACACCTTCCCCACGGCCATGCACATTGCCTCGGTCATGGAGATCACCAAGGAGCTCCTTCCCTCGCTCCGTCACCTGCgtgaggcgctcgaggcaaAGCGTGAGGAGTTCAAGGACATTATCAAGATCGGCCGCACCCACCTGCAGGACGCTACCCCCCTGACCCTCGGCCAGGAGTTCAGCGGCTacgtgcagcagctcgacaaCTCGatcgagcgtgtcgaggccgtgctcCCCCGCCTCCGCATGCTCGCACAGGGCGGTACCGCTGTGGGTACTGGTTTGAACACCTTCAAGGGCTTTGATGTGGCCGTCGCGGACGAGATCTCGACCATCACTGGCGAGAAGTTCATCACGGCCCCCAACAAGTTTGAAGCGCTTGCGACCCACGACGCGATGGTTGAGGCCTCGGGTGCGATGAACACCATTGCCGTGTCGTTCATGAAGATCGCGAACGACATCCGCTACCTCGGCTCGGGCCCCCGCTGcggtctcggcgagctttCGCTCCCCGAGAACGAGCCCGGCTCGTCGATCATGCCCGGCAAGGTCAACCCCACCCAGTGTGAGGCGCTGACCatggtcgccgcgcaggtcATGGGCAACAACGTCGCTGTGACTGTCGGTGGCTCGTACGGCCAGTTTGAGCTGAACGTCTTCAAGCCGGTCATTGCCAAGAACCTCCTGTCGAGCATCCGCCTGCTTGCGGACGGTGCCAACTCGTTCACCGACCACTGTGTCGTGGGCATCGAGGCGAACAAGAAGCGCATCGACACGCTCCTGAACGAGTCGCTGATGCTTGCCACCGCCCTCAACGCCCGCCTCGGCTACGACAacgtcgccaaggccgccaAGAAGGCGCACAAGGAGGACCTCACGCTCAAGGAGGCTACCGTCGGTCTCGGCCTCCTCACCCCGGAGGAGTtcgacgagcaggtccGCCCCGAGCTCATGATTGGTCCCAACGACCCCCCGAAGTAA
- a CDS encoding uncharacterized protein (EggNog:ENOG503P0SY; COG:S), with translation MAETLDGGETTPAVVSTEKEHVVDLAKVKGKLFHAIKTAKSAAKKAKQHELQRHVRQLKQVRSGKQEKHAPVEELEEELVILKRLDTQQIAMAALTSKLVKSKLLPRPSVAATLDQEGSKAFPVWPLAEEMGLGDQARPAAESAREERVMHQVQSAKVLAEELASSIQSILGLVVPRVPKERAPAKRAETDPAAPAPEPKKKAAKAKAPVAEDDYVSDDGFSDGDAQSVMSQFSASNMDMDNLDAMVGSGSEDEMDNDSESEEEPRRKRPRSASPDEEDASTFLPSLATGFIPAAQGDDWSDEEADFADRDVGAKGPAKAA, from the exons ATGGCCGAGACGCTGGACGGAGGAGAGACGACGCCTGCTGTGGTGTCTACAGAAAAAGAGCATGTGGTGGACTTGGCAAAAGTAAAGGGAAAGCTT TTCCACGCAATCAAGACCGCCAAGAGCGCGGCAAAGAAGGCCAAGCAGCACGAACTGCAGCGCCATGTGCGCCAGCTCAAGCAGGTCCGGAGCGGAAAGCAGGAGAAGCATGCGCCGGTGGAGGAGCTGGAAGAGGAGCTGGTCATCCTCAAGCGGCTTGATACCCAGCAGATTGCGATGGCCGCGCTTACTTCGAAACTCGTCAAGAGCAAGCTtttgccgcggccgagtgtcgccgcgacgctcgaccaAGAGGGAAGCAAGGCCTTTCCCGTGTGGCCTCTTGCAGAAGAGATGGGACTGGGTGACCAggcgcggcctgcggcCGAATCTGCGCGTGAAGAGCGCGTCATGCACCAGGTGCAAAGTGCCAAGGTGCTCGCCGAAGAGCTCGCGTCGAGTATTCAATCCATCCTGGGCTTGGTggtgccgcgcgtgcccaaagagcgtgcgcccgcGAAACGTGCAGAGACAGATCCCGCTGCccctgcgcccgagcccaAAAAGAaggcggccaaggccaaAGCGCCGGTCGCGGAAGACGACTATGTGAGCGACGATGGATTCAgtgacggcgacgcgcaaAGTGTCATGAGCCAGTTCTCGGCAAGCAATATGGATATGGACAATCTCGATGCTATGGTCGGGTCCGGCAGCGAGGACGAGATGGAC AATGATTCGGAAAGTGAGGAAGAACCCCGGCGAAAGCGgccgcggagcgcgtcccCCGACGAAGAGGACGCATCGACGTTCCTGCCAAGCCTCGCCACTGGATTCATTCCCGCCGCCCAAGGGGACGACtggagcgacgaggaggcggacTTCGCCGACCGCGATGTCGGGGCCAAAGGGCCCGCCAA aGCAGCGTGA
- the NOP7 gene encoding mRNA-binding ribosome synthesis protein nop7 (COG:A; EggNog:ENOG503NUXX; BUSCO:EOG09261L4M), whose amino-acid sequence MAKIKKKGESGAAKNYITRNQALKKLQITLAEFRRLCILKGIFPRQPRHIKRANKGSTAPTTFYYAKDIAYLLHEPVLQAFRDHKSFAKKVNRAIARREWYAAKNLDDNRPKYRLDHIIKERYPTFVDSLRDLDDALSMLFLFANIPSSRNIAPEITSHCARLCTEWQLYVMRTRCLRKVFLSIKGIYFQAVVHGQEVTWLVPYMFTQQIPTDVDFRVMMTFLELYQTLMGFVLFKLYTDENLVYPPKLDENKDNEGAGFGSLMLTSADADVFLGEEGERPVNEQAEAAASNALIRKDGKKLSARDVKRQIAQLSRTDTDEAEVEEAVPAIDAEAAPDAEQEEAFVAQPSKNAENNGDQLTTLGDLQEHAGDDAAPTLFSRYVFYISRECPRTVIEFILRSFGALPSNIGWDAVAGAGSQVAEDDERITHHIIDRPAEDSKAFQHPGRRIYVQPQWVVDCSNRRTLLPTEPYRPGQALPPHLSPFVDDREVARRGGYVPTEAQEALGMEAEAVDEDEDEDEDEDEEEQEAAAAQGRPALEALLAHPLDASNSGLLEAAELEAEAAGGEDALVELRTQYTAARKAALKKQKAASASAPLSEEAEARDMAKTLLSNKQRKLYNRIGSSASKVSEDKKRLETKKKLLAKKKKASQ is encoded by the coding sequence ATGGCCAAGATCAAGAAGAAGGGTGAGTCCGGAGCGGCCAAGAACTATATCACGCGTAATCAGGCGCTGAAGAAGCTCCAGATTACGCTGGCCGAGTTCCGCCGGCTTTGCATTCTGAAGGGAATCTTCCCCCGCCAGCCCCGTCATATCAAGCGTGCCAACAAGggctcgacggcgccgacgaccttTTACTATGCTAAGGACATTGCGTACCTGCTTCACGAGCCGGTGCTGCAGGCCTTCCGTGACCACAAGTCCTTTGCCAAGAAGGTGAACCGCGcgatcgcgcgccgcgagtgGTATGCGGCCAAGAATCTGGACGACAACCGCCCCAAGTACCGCTTGGATCATATCATCAAGGAACGCTACCCTACGTTTGTCGACTCGCTGCGTGacctcgacgatgcgctctCGATGCTTTTCCTCTTTGCCAATATCCCCTCCTCGCGCAACATTGCGCCAGAGATCACGAGCCACTGTGCGCGCCTCTGCACGGAATGGCAGCTGTACGtgatgcgcacgcgctgtCTGCGCAAGGTCTTTTTGAGCATCAAGGGTATCTACTTCCAGGCGGTCGTGCATGGCCAGGAAGTGACGTGGCTTGTGCCTTATATGTTTACGCAGCAGATCCCGACCGACGTCGACTTCCGTGTGATGATGACCTTCCTTGAGCTCTACCAGACGCTGATGGGCTTTGTGCTGTTCAAGCTGTACACGGACGAGAACCTGGTCTATCCCCCGAAGCTCGACGAGAACAAGGACAATGAGGGCGCCGGTTTCGGCTCGCTCATGCTTACGTCGGCGGACGCCGATGTCTTCCTCGGTGAGGAGGGCGAGCGCCCGGTCaacgagcaggccgaggctGCGGCGAGCAATGCGCTAATCCGCAAGGATGGCAAGAAGCTGTCGGCCCGCGACGTGAAGCGCCAGATTGCGCAGCTTTCGCGCACGGATaccgacgaggccgaggtcgaggaggcggtGCCCGCGAtcgatgccgaggccgcgccggaTGCGGAGCAAGAAGAGGCATTTGTTGCCCAGCCCTCCAAGAATGCCGAGAACAACGGCGATCAACTCACaacgctcggcgacctccaggagcacgccggcgacgatgcTGCGCCTACGCTCTTTAGCCGCTACGTCTTTTACATTTCGCGCGAATGCCCCCGCACGGTGATCGAGTTTATCCTGCGCTCGTTTGGCGCGCTCCCCTCCAACATTGGATGGGACGCCGTGGCCGGTGCCGGGAGCCAAGTCGCTGAAGATGACGAGCGGATTACGCACCATATCATTGACCGTCCTGCGGAGGACTCCAAGGCGTTCCAGCATCCCGGCCGCCGCATCTATGTCCAACCGCAGTGGGTGGTCGACTGCTCGaaccgccgcacgctcctcccGACGGAGCCCTACCGCCCCGGCCAGGCGCTTCCGCCGCATCTTAGTCCCTTTGTGGACGACCGCGAggtggcgcgccgtggtGGCTACGTCCCTACCGAGGCACAGGAGGCGCTTGGTATGGAGGCTGAGGCTGTGGATGAGGATGAGgatgaggacgaggacgaggacgaggaggagcaaGAGGCTGCTGCTGCCCAGGGCCGtcctgcgctcgaggcgctgctggcccacccgctcgacgcgtcgaaCTCTGGTCTTCTCGAGGCTGCtgagctcgaggccgaggctgCGGGCGGTGAAGATGCGCTTGttgagctgcgcacgcaaTACACGGCCGCTCGCAAGGCTGCGCTGAAGAAGCAGAAAGCGGCTTCTGCCTCTGCGCCCCTCTccgaggaggccgaggcgcgcgacatggCAAAGACGCTGCTGTCGAacaagcagcgcaagctgTACAACCGCATCGGCAGCTCTGCTTCCAAGGTGAGCGAGGACAagaagcgcctcgagacAAAGAAGAAGCTCCTGgcgaagaagaagaaggcGTCCCAGTAG